A region of Sphingomonas sp. DNA encodes the following proteins:
- a CDS encoding DUF305 domain-containing protein, translated as MEQKHEMSMSWGKFAGMIATSVAVMFFLMYQLIYSLDHATFSVNRLVASFVMGCVMTVIMLGFMWSMYKGMAAKVGVLAGAIVLGIALLLVNRSQALIGDVAFMRSMIPHHSIAINNARKAAISDPRVRELADEIIASQVREIAEMNILIEDIERNGERGSSALPARPAEVTPDMQPKIREAVE; from the coding sequence ATGGAACAGAAGCATGAAATGAGCATGTCGTGGGGGAAGTTTGCCGGAATGATCGCGACCTCGGTGGCCGTGATGTTCTTCCTCATGTACCAGCTGATCTACAGCCTCGACCACGCCACGTTCAGCGTGAACCGCCTGGTGGCGTCGTTCGTGATGGGCTGCGTGATGACGGTGATCATGCTCGGCTTCATGTGGTCGATGTACAAGGGCATGGCCGCCAAGGTCGGCGTCCTCGCGGGCGCGATCGTGCTGGGCATCGCCCTTCTGCTGGTCAACCGAAGCCAGGCGCTGATCGGCGACGTCGCCTTCATGCGCTCGATGATCCCGCACCATTCGATCGCGATCAACAACGCCCGCAAGGCCGCGATCAGCGACCCGCGCGTGCGCGAGCTCGCCGACGAGATCATCGCCAGCCAGGTGCGCGAGATCGCGGAGATGAACATCCTCATCGAGGACATCGAAAGAAACGGCGAGCGCGGCAGCTCGGCGCTTCCCGCGCGGCCCGCGGAAGTCACGCCCGACATGCAGCCGAAGATCCGCGAAGCGGTCGAATAG
- a CDS encoding heavy metal translocating P-type ATPase has protein sequence MMNQTNCCHGAKSARTTGTAIDPVCGMSVDPATTPHHASHVGEDYYFCSAKCRERFAARPELFLDPDRRPMDSAPEDAIYTCPMHPEIEQVGPGTCPICGMALEPKAFALTEGPSEEYLDMRRRFVVSAVLTAPLAILVMLRHFWPMSVEMVGARALDWTELVVATPVVLWGGWPFFVRGWQSLLTRHLNMFTLIAIGTGVAWAYSLVGAVAPQIFPPAFRMHHGGVGLYFEAAAVIVTLVLLGQVLELRAREQTGSAIRALLDLAPKTAHLVEDGGERTIPLDLVRAGDRLRVKPGEAVPVDGVIADGRSALDESMLTGEPIPVEKGKGDPVTGGSLNGDGSFVMTAERVGAETMLARIVQMVAEAQRSQAPIQRKVDQVSGWFVPAVILVAVAAFAFWSVFAPPPSVPFALIAAVSVLIIACPCALGLATPMSIMVGVGKGAQHGVLIKNAEALERFAAVDTVVVDKTGTLTEGKPALVAIETANGHRPEELLSLAASLEGSSAHPLAHAIVAAAEEQGAPLRPVEDFASVSGKGVAGRIDGRRVAIGNAAMMAGEGADPAALEAQAGRHRDEGATVMFLAVDGTAAGLIAVADRIKPTTRQAVDALHAEGLRIIMLTGDNERTARAVARTLGIDEVVAEVLPEDKDQAIARLKREGRVVAMAGDGVNDAPALARADIGIAMGTGADVAVESAGVTLVKGDLIGMVRARRLSRAVTANIRQNLLFAFGYNALGVPIAAGVLYPVFGLLLSPMIAALAMSLSSVSVIGNALRLRSLDLALRQ, from the coding sequence ATGATGAACCAGACGAACTGCTGCCATGGTGCGAAGAGCGCCAGGACGACCGGCACTGCGATCGACCCGGTGTGCGGGATGTCGGTCGATCCCGCGACGACGCCGCATCACGCCAGCCACGTGGGCGAGGACTATTATTTCTGCTCGGCCAAGTGCCGCGAGCGCTTCGCGGCGCGGCCAGAGCTGTTTCTCGATCCCGACCGCCGCCCGATGGATTCGGCGCCCGAGGACGCGATCTATACCTGCCCGATGCACCCGGAGATCGAGCAGGTCGGGCCGGGTACCTGCCCGATCTGCGGCATGGCGCTCGAGCCCAAGGCGTTCGCGCTCACCGAGGGCCCGTCCGAGGAATATCTCGACATGCGCCGTCGCTTCGTCGTCTCGGCGGTGCTGACCGCGCCGCTCGCGATCCTGGTGATGCTGCGCCACTTCTGGCCGATGAGCGTCGAGATGGTCGGCGCGCGCGCGCTCGACTGGACCGAGCTCGTCGTCGCCACGCCGGTCGTGCTGTGGGGCGGTTGGCCGTTCTTCGTGCGTGGCTGGCAGAGCCTGCTGACGCGGCATCTCAACATGTTCACGCTGATCGCGATCGGGACCGGCGTCGCCTGGGCCTATTCGCTGGTGGGCGCCGTCGCGCCTCAGATCTTCCCGCCCGCCTTTCGCATGCACCATGGCGGCGTCGGCCTCTATTTCGAGGCTGCCGCCGTCATCGTCACCCTGGTGCTTCTCGGCCAGGTCCTCGAGCTGCGCGCGCGCGAGCAGACCGGATCGGCGATCCGCGCCCTGCTCGATCTCGCGCCCAAGACGGCGCACCTCGTCGAGGACGGGGGCGAGCGGACCATCCCGCTCGATCTCGTCCGCGCCGGCGACCGGCTGCGCGTGAAGCCGGGCGAGGCCGTGCCGGTCGACGGCGTGATTGCCGACGGCCGCTCCGCGCTCGACGAATCCATGCTGACCGGCGAGCCTATTCCGGTCGAGAAGGGCAAGGGCGATCCCGTCACGGGCGGCTCGCTCAACGGCGACGGCAGCTTCGTGATGACGGCCGAGCGGGTCGGCGCGGAGACGATGCTCGCCCGCATCGTGCAGATGGTCGCCGAGGCGCAGCGCAGCCAGGCGCCGATCCAGCGCAAGGTCGATCAGGTCTCGGGCTGGTTCGTGCCGGCGGTGATCCTGGTCGCCGTCGCCGCCTTCGCCTTCTGGTCCGTCTTCGCGCCGCCGCCGAGCGTGCCGTTCGCGCTGATCGCGGCGGTGTCGGTGCTGATCATCGCCTGCCCCTGCGCGCTCGGCCTCGCCACGCCGATGTCGATCATGGTCGGGGTCGGCAAGGGCGCCCAGCACGGCGTGCTGATCAAGAATGCGGAGGCGCTGGAGCGCTTCGCCGCGGTCGACACGGTCGTCGTGGACAAGACCGGGACGCTGACCGAAGGCAAGCCGGCGCTGGTCGCGATCGAGACCGCGAACGGGCACCGTCCCGAGGAGCTGCTGAGCCTCGCCGCCTCGCTCGAAGGATCGAGCGCGCATCCGCTCGCCCACGCGATCGTCGCGGCGGCGGAGGAGCAAGGCGCGCCGCTGCGTCCCGTCGAGGACTTCGCCTCGGTGAGCGGCAAGGGCGTGGCCGGGCGGATCGACGGCCGGCGGGTCGCGATCGGCAACGCGGCGATGATGGCCGGAGAAGGCGCCGACCCGGCCGCGCTGGAGGCCCAGGCGGGCCGCCATCGCGACGAAGGGGCGACCGTGATGTTCCTCGCCGTGGACGGCACGGCCGCCGGCCTGATCGCGGTCGCCGACCGGATCAAGCCGACGACGCGGCAGGCGGTCGACGCGCTCCACGCCGAAGGCTTGCGGATCATCATGCTGACCGGCGACAATGAGCGCACCGCGCGCGCCGTCGCGCGGACGCTCGGCATCGACGAGGTGGTCGCCGAAGTGCTGCCCGAGGACAAGGACCAGGCGATCGCCCGCCTCAAGCGGGAGGGCCGGGTAGTCGCGATGGCCGGCGACGGCGTCAACGACGCCCCGGCGCTCGCACGCGCCGACATCGGCATCGCGATGGGCACCGGCGCCGACGTCGCGGTCGAGAGCGCCGGCGTGACGCTGGTGAAGGGCGATCTCATCGGCATGGTCCGCGCGCGGCGCCTGTCGCGCGCGGTCACCGCCAACATTCGCCAGAATCTGCTCTTCGCCTTCGGCTATAATGCCCTCGGCGTTCCGATCGCGGCGGGGGTGCTCTATCCGGTCTTCGGACTGCTGCTGAGCCCGATGATCGCGGCCCTGGCGATGAGCCTGTCGTCGGTCTCGGTGATCGGCAACGCGCTGCGGCTTCGCAGCCTCGACCTCGCGCTACGGCAATGA
- the cueR gene encoding Cu(I)-responsive transcriptional regulator produces the protein MNIGQAGRQSGLTAKTIRYYELIGLIRPGRRANGFRDYDQRDIHELRFVARARGLGFSVEECRHLLDLYRDRGRASADVREAAAVHVRAIRAKIRELRAMERTLATLIADCAGDARPDCPILDRLSGH, from the coding sequence ATGAACATCGGACAAGCGGGAAGGCAGAGCGGTCTCACCGCCAAGACGATCCGCTATTATGAGCTGATCGGGCTGATCCGTCCCGGGCGGCGCGCGAACGGCTTTCGCGATTACGACCAGCGCGACATCCACGAGCTGCGCTTCGTCGCCCGCGCGCGTGGGCTCGGCTTCAGCGTCGAGGAGTGCCGGCATCTCCTCGACCTCTACCGCGACCGCGGGCGCGCCAGCGCCGATGTCCGCGAGGCCGCCGCCGTCCATGTCCGGGCGATCCGCGCCAAGATCAGGGAGTTGCGCGCGATGGAACGGACTCTGGCCACGCTGATCGCCGATTGCGCGGGCGACGCGCGCCCCGATTGCCCGATCCTGGATCGTCTGTCCGGCCACTGA
- a CDS encoding class I SAM-dependent methyltransferase, which yields MSVRALAHTPPLGHAALTPLYDSAIRLLTRERRWRAALVDQVDPGEGDRILDVGCGTGSLLLALARRSPDAELIGIDPDEEAIGRARAKLAGYPQVRLLQGNLEPGRLPSRWLPTKIVSSLVFHQVPLAGKRALLRAFRRLLPEGGEFHLADYAEQRSRAMRLAFRMTVQMLDGVEDTQPNADGVLEPMMREAGFAVRETARVATPTGEISLFAARAVSGEESGT from the coding sequence ATGAGCGTGCGCGCCCTCGCTCATACGCCGCCGCTCGGTCATGCCGCGCTCACCCCGCTCTACGATTCGGCCATCCGCCTGCTGACCCGGGAAAGGCGGTGGCGCGCGGCCCTGGTCGACCAGGTGGATCCGGGCGAGGGCGACCGCATTCTCGACGTCGGCTGCGGCACCGGCTCCCTTCTGCTCGCCCTTGCGCGCCGTTCCCCCGACGCGGAGCTCATCGGGATCGATCCCGACGAGGAGGCGATCGGGCGCGCGCGCGCCAAGCTCGCTGGCTACCCTCAGGTCCGACTGCTTCAGGGCAACCTCGAACCTGGCCGGCTTCCGTCGCGCTGGCTGCCGACCAAGATCGTCTCGAGCCTGGTCTTCCACCAGGTACCGCTGGCGGGGAAGCGCGCGCTCCTGCGCGCGTTCCGGCGCCTGCTGCCCGAAGGCGGTGAGTTCCATCTGGCCGATTACGCAGAGCAGCGATCACGGGCGATGCGCCTGGCCTTCCGGATGACCGTCCAGATGCTCGACGGCGTCGAGGACACTCAGCCGAACGCGGATGGGGTGCTCGAGCCGATGATGCGCGAGGCCGGCTTCGCGGTTCGGGAGACGGCGCGCGTCGCGACCCCGACCGGCGAGATCTCGCTCTTCGCCGCGCGGGCCGTCTCCGGGGAGGAAAGCGGAACATGA
- a CDS encoding helix-turn-helix domain-containing protein, translating into MKIGELAGATGANSETIRYYEKIGLLPRPGRTDSNYRDYGPKDVERLAFIRHARGLGFEIADIRSLIGLAEQPDRDCGEVDSIASRHLTDVEIKIARLETLRDELKQMVESCRGGRVDTCRIIEAMGDHSHCGPSHRPLT; encoded by the coding sequence ATGAAGATCGGGGAGCTCGCAGGGGCTACCGGCGCCAACAGCGAGACGATCAGATATTATGAAAAGATCGGGCTGCTGCCGCGCCCGGGGCGGACCGATTCCAACTATCGCGACTATGGTCCCAAGGATGTCGAACGGCTCGCCTTCATCAGGCACGCTCGCGGACTCGGGTTCGAGATAGCCGACATCCGTTCCCTCATCGGTCTGGCCGAGCAGCCCGATCGGGACTGCGGCGAGGTCGATTCGATAGCCTCGCGCCACCTGACCGACGTGGAAATCAAGATCGCAAGGCTCGAGACGCTGCGGGACGAACTGAAGCAGATGGTCGAATCCTGCCGCGGCGGCCGGGTCGACACATGCCGAATCATCGAGGCGATGGGCGACCACAGCCATTGCGGACCTAGCCATCGTCCGTTGACCTAG
- a CDS encoding NAD-dependent epimerase/dehydratase family protein — protein sequence MAQQEVVLVTGASGFIGSAVIERLAGRYRLVGLDRPGPPDPPSAARTVDIDLGSDDSVREALATVRAEFGSRIASVVHLAAYYDVSGEPNPLYDEITVEGTRRLIEALRGFEVGQFVLASTMLVHRPTRRPDERIDEDWPIDPQWAYPQSKVEAEKMLRETRGGMPAVMLRIAGVYDDIGHSPFVAQQISRIYEHRLTAHLYPGMLCANQSFVHLDDLTEAVARLIERRGELPEELPLLVGEPEALGYEEVQNIIGCALHGEEWTTIRVPQALAEAGTWLQEEVLGQDNFIKPWMVEAANDHYILDIGRARSLLDWQPEHRLGDTLPGMVEALKRDPVGWYRENKLNPALVAWHGPSPRGKEGDGSREAGPGEASGMPDGGHGHEAMMAQDARRTRWAHFANIGLGLWLASSPLVFGLADPASVPEAVRAVTAERGLAPIEWRSLMLAWNDVATGLLIALFGALSLSNRTAWFGQWANCFAGLWLLFVPLLLWAPSPAVYSNEMLVGALVIAFSVLVPMMPGMDMKGMMDPVSVPPGWTYSPSTAAQRFPIVVMGVIGLLVSRHLTAYQLGHVDAAWEPFFAGSPTDPRNGTEEIITSYVSRAWPIPDAGLGAVSYLIEILMAVMGTRTRWRTMPWMVTFFGILVVPLGVVSIYFIIIQPILLATWSTPALIAGLAMLIMIPFALDELVAMGQFLVWSRRRGRPLVRTFFKGGAVEAGEEYEGDAMDAARPAWAEARRGVTLPKTLAASIAIGLFLMLTRILLGTTGAMANSDHLVGALVITVAIIATAEVARPLRFANAALGLWLMTAPWLLEGGSGLASVLGAGLGFALVMLSLPRGPRSSEHYAGWDRFVV from the coding sequence ATGGCGCAGCAGGAGGTGGTTCTCGTCACCGGCGCGAGCGGGTTCATCGGGAGCGCGGTGATCGAGCGCCTGGCCGGCCGCTACCGGCTGGTCGGGCTGGACCGGCCCGGGCCGCCCGATCCGCCTTCCGCGGCGCGGACGGTCGATATCGACCTCGGAAGCGACGACTCCGTGCGCGAGGCGCTCGCGACGGTGCGCGCCGAGTTCGGTTCCCGGATCGCTTCGGTGGTCCATCTCGCGGCCTATTACGACGTCTCCGGCGAGCCGAACCCGCTTTACGACGAGATCACCGTCGAGGGCACGCGCCGGCTGATCGAGGCGCTGCGCGGATTCGAGGTCGGCCAGTTCGTCCTCGCCAGCACCATGCTCGTGCACCGGCCGACCCGGCGGCCGGACGAGAGGATCGACGAGGACTGGCCGATCGATCCCCAATGGGCCTACCCCCAATCCAAGGTCGAAGCCGAGAAGATGCTGCGCGAGACGCGCGGCGGCATGCCGGCGGTGATGCTGCGCATCGCCGGCGTCTATGACGATATCGGCCATTCGCCGTTCGTCGCCCAGCAGATTTCGCGCATCTACGAGCATCGCCTGACCGCGCATCTCTATCCCGGCATGCTCTGCGCGAACCAGTCCTTCGTCCATCTCGACGACCTCACCGAGGCGGTCGCGCGGCTGATCGAACGGCGCGGCGAGCTCCCGGAAGAGCTGCCGCTGCTCGTCGGCGAGCCGGAGGCGCTCGGCTATGAGGAGGTGCAGAACATCATCGGCTGCGCGCTCCACGGCGAGGAGTGGACGACGATCCGCGTGCCGCAAGCGCTCGCCGAAGCCGGGACCTGGCTGCAGGAGGAGGTGCTCGGCCAGGACAATTTCATCAAGCCCTGGATGGTCGAGGCGGCCAACGATCACTATATCCTCGACATCGGCCGCGCCCGCTCGCTCCTCGATTGGCAGCCGGAGCACCGGCTCGGCGACACCCTCCCCGGGATGGTCGAGGCGCTGAAGCGCGACCCGGTCGGCTGGTACAGGGAGAACAAGCTCAATCCCGCGCTCGTCGCCTGGCACGGACCATCGCCGCGCGGGAAGGAAGGCGACGGATCGCGGGAAGCCGGTCCCGGCGAGGCGAGCGGGATGCCGGATGGCGGCCACGGCCATGAGGCGATGATGGCACAGGATGCGCGCCGCACGCGCTGGGCCCATTTCGCCAATATCGGCCTCGGCCTGTGGCTCGCCTCCAGCCCGCTGGTCTTCGGCCTCGCCGATCCCGCCTCGGTGCCGGAAGCTGTGCGCGCGGTCACCGCCGAGCGCGGACTTGCCCCCATCGAATGGCGCAGCCTGATGCTGGCCTGGAACGACGTCGCGACCGGCCTCCTGATCGCCCTGTTCGGCGCGCTCTCGCTTTCGAACCGGACTGCCTGGTTCGGGCAATGGGCCAATTGCTTCGCCGGCCTCTGGCTGCTGTTCGTGCCGCTGCTGCTCTGGGCGCCGAGCCCGGCGGTCTATTCCAACGAGATGCTGGTCGGCGCGCTGGTCATCGCCTTCTCGGTACTGGTGCCGATGATGCCCGGAATGGACATGAAGGGGATGATGGACCCGGTCTCCGTGCCGCCGGGCTGGACCTATTCGCCCTCGACCGCCGCGCAGCGTTTCCCGATCGTCGTGATGGGCGTCATCGGGCTGCTCGTCTCGCGGCATCTCACCGCCTACCAGCTCGGTCATGTCGACGCCGCCTGGGAGCCGTTCTTCGCGGGCTCGCCCACCGACCCGCGCAACGGCACCGAGGAGATCATCACTTCCTATGTCTCGCGCGCCTGGCCGATCCCCGACGCCGGGCTCGGCGCGGTGAGCTACCTGATCGAGATATTGATGGCGGTGATGGGCACGCGAACGCGCTGGCGGACCATGCCCTGGATGGTGACCTTCTTCGGCATCCTGGTCGTGCCGCTCGGCGTCGTCAGCATCTATTTCATCATCATCCAGCCGATCCTGCTCGCCACCTGGAGCACGCCGGCGCTGATCGCCGGCCTGGCGATGCTGATCATGATCCCGTTCGCGCTCGACGAGCTCGTCGCGATGGGCCAGTTCCTGGTCTGGTCGCGCCGGCGCGGCAGACCGCTCGTCCGCACCTTCTTCAAGGGCGGCGCGGTCGAGGCCGGCGAGGAATATGAGGGGGACGCGATGGACGCGGCGCGCCCGGCCTGGGCCGAGGCCAGGCGCGGGGTCACCCTGCCCAAGACGCTCGCCGCGAGCATCGCGATCGGCCTGTTCCTGATGCTGACCCGGATCCTGCTCGGCACGACCGGCGCGATGGCGAACAGCGATCATCTGGTCGGCGCGCTCGTCATCACGGTGGCGATCATCGCCACGGCCGAGGTCGCCCGCCCGCTGCGCTTCGCGAACGCCGCGCTCGGGCTCTGGCTGATGACCGCACCCTGGCTGCTCGAGGGCGGGAGCGGCCTGGCGAGCGTGCTCGGCGCCGGGCTCGGCTTCGCGCTCGTCATGCTCAGCCTGCCGCGGGGGCCCCGCAGCAGCGAGCATTATGCCGGATGGGACCGGTTCGTCGTATAA